A single genomic interval of Musa acuminata AAA Group cultivar baxijiao chromosome BXJ3-4, Cavendish_Baxijiao_AAA, whole genome shotgun sequence harbors:
- the LOC135635825 gene encoding extradiol ring-cleavage dioxygenase-like, with protein sequence MMDTFFLSHGSPTLSIDERLQARHFMQSWRDQVLPEVPKAILMVSGHWDVSEPTVNVINGPNDTIYDFYGFPKSMYQLKYPAPGTPALAKRVKELLQEAGFGHVKEDKNRGLDHGAWVPLMLMYPAADIPVCQLSIDSAKDAAYHYRMGKTLTPLKEEGVLLIGSGSATHNLRAIGRDGAPPPSWAVDFDNWLTDALLNGRYEDVNNYLVKAPNAKMAQPWPDHFYPLHVALGAAGENAKAEQVHQSWSNGTLSYSSYRFKAAE encoded by the exons ATGATGGATACCTTCTTCCTGTCTCATGGCTCGCCGACGCTGTCCATCGACGAGCGGCTGCAGGCGAGGCACTTCATGCAGTCATGGAGGGATCAGGTTCTGCCGGAGGTGCCCAAGGCCATCCTCATGGTCTCCGGCCACTGGGATGTGTCGGAGCCCACCGTCAACGTGATCAACGGCCCCAACGACACCATCTACGACTTCTATGGCTTCCCCAAGTCCATGTACCAG CTTAAGTATCCCGCACCAGGGACTCCTGCTTTGGCGAAGAGGGTGAAAGAGCTGCTGCAAGAGGCGGGCTTCGGCCACGTCAAGGAAGACAAGAACCGCGGGCTGGATCACGGTGCCTGGGTGCCGCTCATGCTCATGTATCCGGCGGCAGACATCCCGGTGTGCCAACTCTCCATCGACTCGGCCAAAGATGCTGCATACCACTACAGGATGGGGAAGACGTTAACGCCACTCAAGGAGGAAGGCGTCCTCCTCATCGGCTCCGGCAGCGCCACGCACAACCTGAGGGCTATCGGACGAGATGGTGCACCTCCGCCCAGCTGGGCCGTCGACTTCGATAACTGGCTCACAGATGCTCTTCTTAATGGAAG GTATGAAGACGTGAACAACTACTTGGTGAAGGCGCCCAACGCGAAGATGGCACAGCCATGGCCGGACCACTTCTACCCTCTGCATGTGGCGCTTGGGGCTGCCGGCGAGAATGCGAAGGCCGAACAGGTCCATCAGAGCTGGAGCAACGGCACACTTTCTTATTCCTCTTATCGGTTCAAGGCTGCTGAATGA
- the LOC135634931 gene encoding early nodulin-like protein 21, which produces MAAPIQTKFFPNLLFFLSVALLLTSAVSAYEFRVGGPRGWTKPTGDELENYNHWATKNRFHVGDSLYFKYENDSVLVVDKNAYKECNTTDPQLKFVDGNTTFRFDRHGYFYFISGKPGHCEAGERLIIRVMVHSEVMPGAAPSSQPGGGSANTESGAALKTTTAASVLMAALGSLFAISLFS; this is translated from the exons ATGGCGGCTCCGATTCAGACAAAGTTCTTCCCCAACCTCTTGTTCTTCCTTTCGGTCGCGCTTCTGCTTACCTCCGCCGTATCAGCTTACGAGTTCCGCGTCGGAGGACCCCGAGGTTGGACGAAGCCCACCGGAGATGAGTTGGAGAACTACAACCACTGGGCCACAAAGAATCGCTTCCATGTTGGAGATTCCTTGT ATTTCAAGTATGAGAACGACTCGGTGCTGGTGGTGGACAAGAACGCGTACAAGGAATGCAACACGACGGATCCACAACTCAAGTTCGTCGACGGCAACACCACGTTCAGGTTCGACCGCCACGGCTACTTCTACTTCATCAGCGGCAAGCCGGGCCACTGCGAGGCCGGGGAGCGGCTGATCATTCGCGTAATGGTGCATTCGGAGGTGATGCCAGGAGCAGCTCCATCATCTCAGCCGGGCGGCGGTTCGGCTAACACGGAGTCCGGTGCTGCCTTGAAGACCACTACTGCTGCTTCTGTGTTGATGGCAGCTCTCGGATCTCTCTTCGCTATTTCCCTGTTCTCCTAG
- the LOC103980323 gene encoding uncharacterized methyltransferase At1g78140, chloroplastic isoform X2, with protein MTSRDLIRDRRTLSYCRRGSKREAVGVGKHDNSSGKRGRRPPPPPAPPLPLQSSPESHSQTPPPGSRRSYSSRHHLFLLSSWDGHRRLQSGNTEHSSLRPILNAILARKITKTMEPIGIISLREGMAPKFCMGWFPWSRERGYLKPSTGGTIIDASCGSGLFSRLFAKSGMFSLVIALDFSENMLQQCYNFINQEGMPRENLILVRADISRLPFVSSSVDAVHAGAAIHCWPSPSAGVAEISRVLRPGGVFVATTFILDVLPPVIPILKTVRQYYIRASSNYLYLSEGELEDLCQTCGLVNFTCVRNGPFVMISATKPS; from the exons ATGACATCCCGCGATCTAATTCGAGATCGTCGTACTTTATCTTACTGTCGCCGGGGTTCAAAGCGAGAAGCGGTGGGTGTAGGGAAACATGACAACAGCTCTGGGAAACGTGGGAGgcgtcctcctccacctcccgCTCCGCCACTTCCTCTTCAATCCTCGCCGGAGTCTCATTCCCAAACCCCACCTCCTGGCTCGAGGCGTAGTTATTCGAGCCGCcaccacctcttcctcctctcctcctggGACGGCCACCGGCGACTCCAATCCGGTAACACAG AGCATTCCAGTCTGCGTCCAATCTTGAATGCCATACTTGCAAGAAAGATTACCAAAACAATG GAGCCCATTGGTATCATTTCTTTACGAGAGGGGATGGCGCCAAAATTTTGTATGGGGTGGTTTCCCTGGTCCAGAGAGAGAG GTTATCTTAAACCCAGCACTGGTGGAACTATTATAGATGCAAGCTGTGGGAGTGGCTTGTTCTCAAGGCTGTTTGCTAAGAGTGGGATGTTTTCGCTTGTTATAGCTTTAGATTTCTCAGAGAATATGCTGCAGCAATGCTATAATTTCATCAACCAGGAGGGCATGCCAAGAGA GAActtgattttggtgagagctgatATCTCTAGGCTCCCTTTTGTCTCAAGTTCAGTTGATGCTGTTCATGCTGGTGCTGCCATACATTGCTGGCCTTCTCCATCTGCTGGT GTAGCAGAAATAAGCCGAGTTCTGCGCCCTGGAGGTGTATTTGTTGCAACAACCTTCATCTTGGATGTCTTGCCTCCGGTTATTCCAATCTTGAAAACAGTCCGCCAG TATTATATCCGTGCCTCGAGCAATTACCTCTATCTATCAGAAGGTGAACTTGAAGATCTCTGCCAGACATGTGGCTTGGTCAATTTTACATGTGTGAGGAATGGACCTTTTGTGATGATATCTGCAACCAAACCCAGTTAA
- the LOC103980323 gene encoding uncharacterized methyltransferase At1g78140, chloroplastic isoform X3: MTTALGNVGGVLLHLPLRHFLFNPRRSLIPKPHLLARGVVIRAATTSSSSPPGTATGDSNPVTQDLTEDAKVSTGIPILACPICYNSLISKNGPGLTLSPLVSFLYERGWRQNFVWGGFPGPEREFEMAKGYLKPSTGGTIIDASCGSGLFSRLFAKSGMFSLVIALDFSENMLQQCYNFINQEGMPRENLILVRADISRLPFVSSSVDAVHAGAAIHCWPSPSAGVAEISRVLRPGGVFVATTFILDVLPPVIPILKTVRQYYIRASSNYLYLSEGELEDLCQTCGLVNFTCVRNGPFVMISATKPS, from the exons ATGACAACAGCTCTGGGAAACGTGGGAGgcgtcctcctccacctcccgCTCCGCCACTTCCTCTTCAATCCTCGCCGGAGTCTCATTCCCAAACCCCACCTCCTGGCTCGAGGCGTAGTTATTCGAGCCGCcaccacctcttcctcctctcctcctggGACGGCCACCGGCGACTCCAATCCGGTAACACAG GATCTCACTGAAGATGCAAAAGTTAGCACTGGCATCCCCATATTAGCTTGTCCTATTTGTTACAATTCTTTGATCAGCAAAAATGGTCCAGGCTTAACATT GAGCCCATTGGTATCATTTCTTTACGAGAGGGGATGGCGCCAAAATTTTGTATGGGGTGGTTTCCCTGGTCCAGAGAGAGAG TTTGAAATGGCTAAAGGTTATCTTAAACCCAGCACTGGTGGAACTATTATAGATGCAAGCTGTGGGAGTGGCTTGTTCTCAAGGCTGTTTGCTAAGAGTGGGATGTTTTCGCTTGTTATAGCTTTAGATTTCTCAGAGAATATGCTGCAGCAATGCTATAATTTCATCAACCAGGAGGGCATGCCAAGAGA GAActtgattttggtgagagctgatATCTCTAGGCTCCCTTTTGTCTCAAGTTCAGTTGATGCTGTTCATGCTGGTGCTGCCATACATTGCTGGCCTTCTCCATCTGCTGGT GTAGCAGAAATAAGCCGAGTTCTGCGCCCTGGAGGTGTATTTGTTGCAACAACCTTCATCTTGGATGTCTTGCCTCCGGTTATTCCAATCTTGAAAACAGTCCGCCAG TATTATATCCGTGCCTCGAGCAATTACCTCTATCTATCAGAAGGTGAACTTGAAGATCTCTGCCAGACATGTGGCTTGGTCAATTTTACATGTGTGAGGAATGGACCTTTTGTGATGATATCTGCAACCAAACCCAGTTAA
- the LOC103980323 gene encoding uncharacterized methyltransferase At1g78140, chloroplastic isoform X1, which yields MTTALGNVGGVLLHLPLRHFLFNPRRSLIPKPHLLARGVVIRAATTSSSSPPGTATGDSNPVTQDLTEDAKVSTGIPILACPICYNSLISKNGPGLTLAFQSASNLECHTCKKDYQNNGIYLDLAVASGSKDYAETMPAMTELFRSPLVSFLYERGWRQNFVWGGFPGPEREFEMAKGYLKPSTGGTIIDASCGSGLFSRLFAKSGMFSLVIALDFSENMLQQCYNFINQEGMPRENLILVRADISRLPFVSSSVDAVHAGAAIHCWPSPSAGVAEISRVLRPGGVFVATTFILDVLPPVIPILKTVRQYYIRASSNYLYLSEGELEDLCQTCGLVNFTCVRNGPFVMISATKPS from the exons ATGACAACAGCTCTGGGAAACGTGGGAGgcgtcctcctccacctcccgCTCCGCCACTTCCTCTTCAATCCTCGCCGGAGTCTCATTCCCAAACCCCACCTCCTGGCTCGAGGCGTAGTTATTCGAGCCGCcaccacctcttcctcctctcctcctggGACGGCCACCGGCGACTCCAATCCGGTAACACAG GATCTCACTGAAGATGCAAAAGTTAGCACTGGCATCCCCATATTAGCTTGTCCTATTTGTTACAATTCTTTGATCAGCAAAAATGGTCCAGGCTTAACATT AGCATTCCAGTCTGCGTCCAATCTTGAATGCCATACTTGCAAGAAAGATTACCAAAACAATGGTATATATCTTGATCTGGCAGTAGCTAGTGGATCCAAGGATTATGCTGAAACTATGCCAGCAATGACTGAACTTTTCAG GAGCCCATTGGTATCATTTCTTTACGAGAGGGGATGGCGCCAAAATTTTGTATGGGGTGGTTTCCCTGGTCCAGAGAGAGAG TTTGAAATGGCTAAAGGTTATCTTAAACCCAGCACTGGTGGAACTATTATAGATGCAAGCTGTGGGAGTGGCTTGTTCTCAAGGCTGTTTGCTAAGAGTGGGATGTTTTCGCTTGTTATAGCTTTAGATTTCTCAGAGAATATGCTGCAGCAATGCTATAATTTCATCAACCAGGAGGGCATGCCAAGAGA GAActtgattttggtgagagctgatATCTCTAGGCTCCCTTTTGTCTCAAGTTCAGTTGATGCTGTTCATGCTGGTGCTGCCATACATTGCTGGCCTTCTCCATCTGCTGGT GTAGCAGAAATAAGCCGAGTTCTGCGCCCTGGAGGTGTATTTGTTGCAACAACCTTCATCTTGGATGTCTTGCCTCCGGTTATTCCAATCTTGAAAACAGTCCGCCAG TATTATATCCGTGCCTCGAGCAATTACCTCTATCTATCAGAAGGTGAACTTGAAGATCTCTGCCAGACATGTGGCTTGGTCAATTTTACATGTGTGAGGAATGGACCTTTTGTGATGATATCTGCAACCAAACCCAGTTAA